AGATCAGGTTCTTATGGTTATAAAAAATGGTGATATTGTTAAGAACCTACTTAATTGAACTTAATGTTTATATAAAAATTAAGTATTCCTCAATTTTACTGTAAGCCACGCTAATCATAAATGATGCTCAGTATGTTATATGCTGACTTTGGATATGTTTTATTTTTAATAGACATATAACATACTGTCATATTTTAATAAAGGATAAGGATAATGCTTTTGCCTTATTTTCATAGTTTATCTTCGTTATTAGTTATTATTAATCCATTAACGATGTTTGCTCTTTTTATTTCTTACACTAGCCATATGACGAATAGTGATGTTTTAGCTATTGGTAAAAAAACAGCATTGGCTGTCGCGATTACTTTGTTGGTTTTTGTTTGGTTTGGCGTTCATATTTTTAGTGTTTTTGGTATTAATATGGCTGCACTACAATTAGCGGGTGGTTTATCTCTGCTTATAGGCTCTTTAAATGGATTAAATAGTCGCGTTGATTCATGTAACACGTTAAAGAATATAGCGATTGTCCCACTCTGTTTTCCTATTATTGCTGGGCCCGCTGCGATTTCTATCGTTATCAGTATGACAACTGAAACCGGGAATAGAACCGCAGTAAGTTTTGCATCGTTAACTATTGCATTAATCTTAGGTCTTATGTTTCATTTTGCCGATCCTATCTGTCAATGGCTTGGGGAAACAACTATGAATATAATCAAGAAAGTTTCATACTTGGTTCTTGCCTGTATCGGCGCCAAACTTATGATGACAGGTTTTGTTTTCTACTTTCTTAGAGCATAGGAGATAATGTGAGGAAAGACTATGGCATATTGACTGACCTATTGCGTGAGAACCATACGCAATGGCAACAGCTACTTGAGCCGATTTTAAATGAGCTCGGGGTGACTTTTGTGGATCGCATTATTCTTGATCAGCTAGCAAAGAGTGGCAGCATTTCAAAAAATGAGCTGGCAAAATTGTTGGATACAATGCACCAAAATTTGACTCGCTCCATTGGGCGACTCGAGCAACAAGGATTGCTAGTGAGTCAAAAGTCAGAGTCTGATATGCGGCAGGTTCAGCTTGATATCACTCCAAAGGGTGAAAACATAAACAGCATAATTAATACAAAAATTAATGAGTGCTGGAATACAATTTTCAGCGATGTTTCCAACGAAAATATTGAGCAGTTAACCTCAATGTTGACTCTCATTAAAAATAAGCTTGCCGAGATTGGGTAGGTTTGTGCGTTAGCGGTTTTGGAGCTCACCTAAAATAAAGGCTCTCAAAGCTTGATCGCTTAAAGAGCCTCAGTATCGCCATTGTACATTCAATGTTACTCAATCTCTTCCACGAGTAGAGTCCAATGCACATAGCTTTGCCACAGGC
This is a stretch of genomic DNA from Hafnia alvei. It encodes these proteins:
- a CDS encoding MarR family winged helix-turn-helix transcriptional regulator; its protein translation is MRKDYGILTDLLRENHTQWQQLLEPILNELGVTFVDRIILDQLAKSGSISKNELAKLLDTMHQNLTRSIGRLEQQGLLVSQKSESDMRQVQLDITPKGENINSIINTKINECWNTIFSDVSNENIEQLTSMLTLIKNKLAEIG
- a CDS encoding MarC family protein, whose amino-acid sequence is MLLPYFHSLSSLLVIINPLTMFALFISYTSHMTNSDVLAIGKKTALAVAITLLVFVWFGVHIFSVFGINMAALQLAGGLSLLIGSLNGLNSRVDSCNTLKNIAIVPLCFPIIAGPAAISIVISMTTETGNRTAVSFASLTIALILGLMFHFADPICQWLGETTMNIIKKVSYLVLACIGAKLMMTGFVFYFLRA